In Microbacterium sp. 1.5R, the following are encoded in one genomic region:
- a CDS encoding GntR family transcriptional regulator translates to MAGVGTTGELESVRVTRVLRDDIVLGRRAPGSRLVERDIAAELNVSRLPVREAIRTLVGEGVVVARPRTWAVVREFTHRDIRDFGEVREAIETLIFVFAAERHTDEGIARLRAAYEREFAAASAGEIEAARIAAGEFHEISAELAGNEMLGELIAVFVTRLRWLFGQHDDLLAMAEEHRLILEAVAARDTDALRVMVPRHLASGQEAAERRLSDQA, encoded by the coding sequence ATGGCGGGGGTGGGGACTACCGGCGAACTCGAGTCGGTGCGGGTGACGCGCGTTCTTCGCGATGACATCGTGCTCGGTCGGCGCGCCCCCGGTTCCCGGCTGGTCGAACGAGATATCGCGGCCGAGCTCAACGTCTCGCGGCTTCCGGTGCGCGAGGCCATCCGCACTCTCGTCGGCGAGGGAGTGGTCGTCGCACGCCCGCGGACCTGGGCAGTCGTGCGGGAGTTCACGCATCGGGACATCCGGGATTTCGGGGAGGTCCGCGAGGCGATCGAGACCCTGATCTTCGTCTTCGCCGCCGAACGTCACACCGACGAGGGGATCGCGCGGCTTCGAGCGGCCTATGAGCGCGAATTCGCCGCAGCATCCGCGGGCGAGATCGAGGCAGCGCGGATCGCTGCGGGCGAGTTCCACGAGATCTCGGCCGAGCTCGCCGGCAACGAGATGCTGGGCGAGCTCATCGCGGTGTTCGTCACACGGCTGCGCTGGCTCTTCGGGCAGCACGACGATCTGCTCGCGATGGCCGAGGAGCATCGGCTGATCCTCGAAGCGGTCGCCGCACGTGACACGGACGCCCTGCGCGTGATGGTCCCGCGCCATCTGGCCAGCGGGCAGGAAGCCGCCGAGCGACGCCTCAGCGACCAGGCATAG